From the Bombus vancouverensis nearcticus chromosome 3, iyBomVanc1_principal, whole genome shotgun sequence genome, one window contains:
- the LOC117153782 gene encoding uncharacterized protein LOC117153782: protein MGLNAAVQALKKAEPLKDKVQRCRDLLNDSDAWVCQQQLQKIYQQVLILDLEYALDRKVEQELWNLGFKNYIATLQSQAKDRKNPKRGESQALLSWCLEAASGFYLTLLQEICTAFDLDLPFRRKGYIYGCTSPWKAIEKLSVPHKSSCFYACQYCLVHLGDIARYRNESKQAELFYRHAVSLSPSSGQPYNQLALLEASRGNKLATVFHYTRSVAVKHPFPVATTNLAKTLSSALNDTSLNIDGKTKLSSQEYVAVFLKLHGVIHNLGDLKVASTYAKLLTETLTALVATESFSSWMLVQMFVINLYALEHTTSVVMGNNEPLRHEQLTSDEKIARDCILDLIAGSLSALLLPVYTIKNSIIDYFALPSIKLCLDWIHTKPTVLEELAFTSRLQIWPSLCVLLNALQNCVADFAYDQYIKVPLPEDRDLQGFLPLEKSFECLKFTSTDLEDNVEASNKLRAVRILRLGHCLAQYKVNGTALIAITLSEEKGDNRFSSMSEGNGLSNELMKELEELSLNRGRQSAVSTSPVLSESASSKGSTDVDMLEHALDKRIGILKPQGSLERSKDTVLITSTESSTFETNVQPTTRKPRQNIAMQTIMRRAETEQKQVTFKNLSPLNVEEESEKKFKLSGASVSPVKGVPPGGSKNMVVGEISKANNVSNAIANTPITVQSRLPLMPSATSTVQSPIITTQNQVKTTKLQHAVSAPQSSQINHLSVKEQQASGISTPISGISQCVGTICYQNPTFNVQNPQFTKNYVTNHVGNLSSYPIQGHFTSSVQQSMQSQSIGLQYTSSQNRSMHQRAQTHNIPQNTLLHQNLGILSSAQPSNVIPNASQNINSQQSRNIGVQQNRSLNTQQNHNLNVQQQNVMKTSLRPSTISLHNQGSLPNSTIANVSTLSTLNTYQKKLHHAAPVIPNASNVPSNSLNPTTTPNFQYNFNQNDFNQNTFGQVPQKQLSSVYNKNSDVLEFSLPNHLGMSKNQSQSTTNYPLFQNYETTNFNLWKDTQQSQHSIPCWGSTSRSMQLHSEDTSVIENYHNWEDSSNPGNIMSQIPLRTSNSYPSDSQQTKHFGTGSNFESSRSLEVDSKSNQSISTGNTYSLFSSNNAWGSNVQSCNVSNQDQTKTRLNQQSLWFGPGPSPLERLLEQQKSLREGGT, encoded by the exons ATGGGCCTAAACGCAGCTGTACAAGCTTTAAA GAAAGCAGAGCCTTTAAAGGACAAAGTACAACGGTGCAGAGATCTTCTAAATGATAGTGATGCGTGGGTATGCCAGCAACAGCTACAGAAGATATATCAACAAGTTCTGATATTGGATTTGGAATATGCTTTGGACCGGAAAGTTGAGCAGGAACTTTGGAATCTaggatttaaaaattatatagcaACTTTACAATCCCAGGCAAAGGATAGGAAAAATCCTAAACGTGGAGAATCTCAAGCTTTACTTAGCTGGTGCTTGGAAGCTGCTAGTGGTTTTTATTTGACATTATTACAAGAAATTTGTACTGCATTTGATTTAGATTTACCATTTAGAAG GAAGGGTTACATTTATGGATGTACATCACCATGGAAAGCTATTGAAAAGTTATCAGTGCCTCATAAATCTTCATGTTTTTATGCGTGCCAATATTGCCTTGTGCATTTAGGGGATATTGCTCGTTATAGAAATGAAAGTAAACAAGCGGAGTTATTCTACAGGCATGCTGTATCATTGTCACCATCCAGTGGACAACCATACAATCAATTAGCCCTTCTTGAGGCATCGCGCGGTAACAAATTGGCAACTGTTTTTCATTACACACGGTCTGTAGCTGTAAAACATCCTTTCCCCGTTGCCACAACGAACTTGGCAAAAACATTATCGTCCGCTTTGAACGATACGTCGCTGAATATAGATGGAAAAACAAAATTATCTTCTCAAGAATATGTAGCAGTTTTTTTGAAACTTCATGGCGTTATCCACAATCTTGGCGACTTAAAAGTTGCTTCAACATAtgcaaaattattaactgaGACATTGACAGCCTTAGTTGCTACAGAAAGTTTTAGCTCTTGGATGCTTGTTCAAATGTTTGTGATTAACTTGTATGCCTTGGAACATACAACGAGTGTTGTCATGGGTAATAATGAACCGTTAAGACACGAACAATTAACATCTGACGAAAAGATTGCTCGTGATTGTATTTTGGATCTCATAGCTGGAAGCCTGTCTGCTTTATTGTTACCTGTTTATACAATCAAAAATTCTATTATTGACTATTTCGCTTTGCCTTCTATAAAACTGTGCCTTGATTGGATTCATACAAAACCCACAGTTTTGGAGGAACTAGCTTTTACATCGAGACTTCAAATTTGGCCCAGCTTATGCGTATTGTTGAACGCTTTGCAAAATTGTGTGGCCGATTTCGCATATGATCAATATATTAAGGTACCACTGCCAGAGGATCGTGACCTACAAGGATTCTTACCGTTGGAGAAAAGTTTCGAATGTTTAAAATTTACGAGTACCGATTTAGAAGATAATGTCGAGGCTTCCAATAAACTGCGTGCAGTTCGTATTCTTCGTTTAGGTCATTGTTTAGCACAATATAAGGTCAATGGTACTGCGTTAATTGCTATTACATTAAGTGAAGAAAAGGGTGACAACAGGTTCAGTTCTATGAGTGAAGGAAACGGTTTGAGTAATGAATTGATGAAAGAATTAGAAGAACTCAGTTTAAATAGAGGAAGACAGTCTGCTGTATCAACTAGTCCAGTTCTCTCAGAGTCTGCCAGCAGTAAAGGTTCTACCGACGTCGATATGTTGGAACATGCCTTAGATAAGAGGATAGGTATCTTGAAGCCTCAAGGTTCGTTAGAGCGAAGTAAAGACACGGTTTTGATCACCTCTACGGAATCCAGTACTTTTGAAACTAATGTCCAACCTACTACAAGGAAACCTAGGCAAAACATAGCGATGCAAACGATAATGCGACGTGCTGAAACTGAACAAAAACAGGTTACGTTTAAAAATTTGTCTCCATTAAACGTAGAAGAGGAGAGtgaaaaaaaatttaaattgaGTGGAGCATCAGTGAGTCCAGTAAAAGGTGTCCCTCCAGGTGGGAGTAAAAATATGGTTGTTGGAGAAATATCAAAGGCGAACAATGTTTCAAACGCGATTGCGAATACACCAATCACCGTTCAAAGTCGATTACCGTTGATGCCTTCTGCTACATCTACTGTGCAAAGCCCAATCATTACCACTCAAAATCAAGTAAAAACCACAAAATTACAGCACGCTGTTTCAGCACCACAATCTTCTCAAATTAACCATCTTTCTGTAAAAGAACAACAAGCGTCCGGGATTTCGACTCCAATATCTGGAATATCTCAATGTGTAGGGACTATTTGTTATCAAAATCCAACATTTAATGTTCAGAATCCACAATTTACGAAAAATTATGTCACGAATCATGTTGGAAATCTATCGAGTTATCCGATTCAAGGACATTTTACTAGTTCAGTACAACAATCGATGCAATCACAGAGTATAGGTTTACAATATACATCCAGTCAAAATAGGTCTATGCATCAGAGAGCACAGACTCATAACATACCTCAGAATACATTGTTGCATCAAAATCTTGGAATACTGTCTTCAGCTCAGCCGagtaatgttataccaaatgcttcacaaaatattaattccCAACAAAGTAGAAATATTGGCGTGCAGCAAAATCGTAGTTTGAATACTCAACAGAACCACAACTTGAATGTGCAACAACAGAATGTTATGAAAACTAGTCTTAGACCAAGCACAATATCTTTACATAATCAAGGTTCATTACCTAATTCAACTATTGCAAATGTTTCTACTTTGTCaacattaaatacatatcaaaaGAAACTTCATCACGCTGCTCCTGTTATACCAAATGCATCAAATGTACCAAGCAATTCGCTAAATCCGACAACTACGCCCaattttcaatataattttaatcaGAATGATTTTAATCAGAATACCTTTGGTCAAGTACCACAAAAGCAATTGTCGTCCGTGTACAATAAGAATTCGGATGTTTTGGAATTTTCGTTACCAAATCATTTAGGTATGTCAAAAAATCAGTCTCAGTCCACAACTAATTATCCGCTTTTCCAAAACTATGAAACCACAAATTTCAATCTGTGGAAAGACACTCAACAGTCACAACATTCTATACCTTGCTGGGGTTCAACTAGCAGAAGCATGCAATTACATAGTGAAGATACGTCTGTCATTGAAAACTATCATAATTGGGAAGACTCCTCTAATCCTGGAAACATAATGTCACAAATTCCATTGAGAACTTCAAATAGTTATCCATCAGATTCTCAACAAACCAAGCATTTTGGTACTGGAAGTAATTTCGAAAGTTCTAGATCTTTAGag GTAGACAGCAAATCAAATCAATCAATCAGCACAGGAAACACGTATTCTCTATTTAGCAGTAACAATGCATGGGGGTCTAATGTACAAAGTTGTAATGTGTCAAATCAAGATCAAACAAAAACTCGGCTTAATCAACAATCTTTATGGTTTGGACCTGGACCATCTCCCTTGGAACGGCTTTTGGAACAGCAAAAATCATTACGTGAAGGAGGTACCTGA